AAAtgactgtcaaagcaacaaaataactatggCTTTACAATAATGGTAACAATTTAGAGAAATGTTGggattaagtgggttaaaatcttcctagattCACGAGGGTGCACGGAGGGACACATCAAAATGCGggattttggcactttagcaagtctttattcatgtAAAAAAATCTGATTTGTTGAATACTCcacgtggtctatattaaagggcacttcatgtAATATAAAAGGCTTTTGAAatccaatattggtgcacaatttctacttaaaaatatcaaagggatgcaaaatGCACTCATTTCGAAGAACGACCAAAAAGCCTTCAGTTAGGCTGTACTCTTGGCTGATGGGTAGGCTTCAGTGACAGGGGCGGCAGAGAGAGCAGCAGTCGACAAGAGCTGCAACCTAAGCACCTACAGAAACAGCTGGAGGAAACAGACACAAGCGCAAGGGTCAGAGGTCAAAGTTACATCATGCAGGTAAGACAAAGGAAACAGGCTTCAGTTGAGTCCCATCAAACCAAACCAAGTTGGGCCCGATTTATGTCTAGAGAGAACAAGTCATACCATAAGAGCCCAAGTTGTTAAAAATAATATGGTCCTCCCTCACAAACATACTCCATTCGCAGTGAAAAAAAGAATATGCAACAGACGAACACGCACAAACGTTTCTGCAAGGTGCCTTCAGTGTGCAGGATACATGTCACTCAAGTGTCATTTCCTGGTTCGCTTTAGCAGTGAGGCTGCCCAGCCTCCTCTCCAGCACGGCCTGTGGTCCCAGCCTCTCCTCACAGGGAAGATCTGGGTTCAGCATGAACATTTCCCCAAACCTGGAGAGAAAGATGACATCAAACAGGATAAATTACAAAGAACAACACAGACTTAACAACATAGCCAGGTATGATTAAATGAGTCTGGTTAAGGGTAAACATAGTTCAGGAATAAGCAGAGAAAAAGGTTTCCACACAgttaaagtcacacacacacaaattgaaggcccttcttgccagTTGAGCAGGCCAGAGGGGTAGTTAGTGTCAATGCGTTCCTTGGCCACCATGGTAAAGTGGGTGGGCAGCAGAGACAGGGTGATAGCCAGCAGGTCTGGTTCAATACACAACTGATTCCGGAACATCCCATTGGCTAAAAGACACGAAGTGGACCTATGGGAAAGATGTTACTAATCGGTATCGTAAGAATATAGTGTTCAGATGAGAAAAGAATATGTTAGGGAGGAAAATGGACGACAGTCATTCTGTTATCAGGTGAACGTAGCATGACAATCTGTGAGATAACGTGATGTAAGGACCTCCACatggccttgtgtgtgtgtgtgtgtgtgtttgggtgtgctCACCTTGGGTGTGTCCTCCACCACATCTTTGTTGAAGCGGTTCATCATGTGTCGCAGGTAGGTCTCAAACTCTGCCTTCCTCTTCTCCCTGGAGTCATGTGGTTTACCACTAGAGTTGTCAtggtgattgattgattcataTTTCCATCTTGGAAAAATGACCAATTATCCTAGTCTCTGATAGTATTATCTAGGGTGGAGCACTTGATTTTCCAAAGGAGTACATACAAATACACAGACTGTATCTTCCACCATCTCTCAACTTTTCTGCTTTTTGCGGATGATGTCTAGGGTCTCTATCTCCACAGGCTATGGGGGCAGGGCTCTACCGGCTCCACCGGACCTAAGGGCTCAGCCAGCTCTGAGGACAGACAACAATatcacacgcccacacacacacacacacaggagccaTCATAGGCCTACATACAGAGAACACTAATCTACATATGATGTAAACAAACATTGTACAAGCAAAACTAGTGTTCATTCCTTTCTCACCTTCCACATTCTTCATCCTCCACACTGTCCTCATCATCCTCTTCTTCTTTTCCCCCAGGCTTTACTGTATACATGTATATCCTAGTTCTTATAAAAGGAGGGATGATATCACTCTCAGGAGTCATGTCAGTAGGCTCCTCTTTCACTGGAGCCTTGTGGAAGTATTTACTGGTGTTGGTTGTCCCCTACTGTAGTTTTGGGCTTGGCCCTTCTCTGAACTTTCTCCGTTTCCATTCTCtgagggggtggagagatgggTCATTGTAagatgagagtgagagaaagacttTCACTAGTCCACTGATTTGTTTTTGTGCCACACCATAAAGTAGACAAAACCTTAGTTTCTCAACATAATGGCTGCCTAGCCTAAAATCTCTGTTTAAACCCCTATAAAACATCTGAGGAAGGAGGACAGGTCATGAATATGGCTACTGTTATATGAAAGTTGTGTGGTAAATAACTATTGCAATTTAATTCTGCACAGAATTAACAAAAAATAAATTCAGATCAATTGTAAAACACGTTTCTATATGCAGccatgtttacagacagattgtttaTCCACAATGGTGACCATACAAAACTATGCACCTGCATACAATCTGTGGAAACATGTATCTGACAGATGCTGGTCCATTAAAACGCATCAGTGACACATTTGAAGCAGGAGTTATTGAAGTCATGCAGTCAGACTCAGAGAGATGCAATTGCAACATTATAAGACAGCATTTTACATGTAACTGGCTGCCAAACATTTGATATGTCATGTTGTCAGTGTCACGATGTAGCCTAACTTGGCTAAATGGCAAGATACAGAGCAGATTTTTCCATGGATGTTTCCTATCAGTATTTCATCAGTGTTAACTAGCTAGCCGAGTGTTGTAACTAGTTGGCTAAATGTACCAATACCTTGGTCTTTTTGGGCTCTTGGTCCGCCAGCTATGTACTTTGCAACCTGCTTCAGCTTCTTTGTATCGGTCTTCAATGGTGTGTCTGTAGATTCTTTCCGCTTGGCAATGGCaacggaggctgctgaggggaggacggctcataataatggctggctTTTACAGTATTACAGACTCACGAATGACTGCGTTTCCCATGCACATGTGGTTGTGGAATTCGTGCGAGAAACCGTGATTATTTTCACTACTTTTCCGAGCATTTCATAATACAGTGGGCTGATTCGATTATACCGAGCCGCAGCACACCGGTCTATGTCCCGTTACgtgtaaccttaaccacactgataaccctaaagcctaaccctaaccttaaactgcGACCAAAAAccaacctttaaaaaaaaaaaaaattaaatgcatTCATTCTAACAATATAGCCATTTTTACTTTTCAGCTGGCCTATCGAATGGGAAATCGCTCAGTGGTGCCTACAGGACACGAATCATGGCAATAAACGTTAACCTGCACCTGGCTCACGCCCGGGAGGCAGCCAGGTTCCAAAACGAATGCAATCAACTTTTACCCGGTCTAAattatgttctgtattatgtcattctatattatgttttgtgtggacctcaggaagagtagctgctgcttttgcaacagctaatggggatcctaattaaATACCAAATACCCGGTGCAAAACACGCCTATACGAGTTCCCGGTCCAAATTAATCAAATCCCCTCAATGTGCGGCGAATGTTGTGGGTGGGTTTCAGAAAACGTCATATCCGCATCCACTTCCGTTGTGCCATCAGTACTCCCTAGAGAAAGAAACAGGGATGGCCTGCAGGCAGCAGTGCCCTTCACATCAAAACTCAGATTAGTGGTAAAATAGTTGTAAAATAGTCCATATATTACTTTTGGTTGTGTTCTGATCTGAGTTTCTTTTGGGGAGATACTGTGTGTCTGGGAGACCTACCGATAAGCCTACACATAGAGGCCTTAGGGTACTAGTGGTTAGTAGGCTACAAGTTCCAGACTTGTGTAGGTAGATATATTGTTTGTTAAATTCACTCAGTGCACACGATTGTAATATGTAGTGGTGATTTGACGAACTCTGTGATAAGAACAACTAAGGGTAAAATGCAGTGCACTGTGCATTACTGGGGGTGGCAGTATTGTGCTAACTGGCAGAAAGGTTTTTGCATTTATGGTCTGCACCAGGAAAATCCAAAGGCGAGATAAACTGGTTGACTCCAACGATATGTGTGTGAGGGCACAGGAAGGGGTAAATGTCATCACTCTTGACACTTGTTCTATAAAACAGCTAGATGCACCACCCTCTCACCCCTTCAATATCACTCTATATATCTCACTATGACATGTTTGAGTCTAGTCACAAGACATGTCATCTATTCACTTTACTTGTCAGTGACTGATATTGTTGTGATTGTATATTGGCCAAACCACAATCATCTTTCAAAATCAACATGTGAGATTAGACCATAACAAGGTGCAGAGAGAGATGTATAAACATATAGCTCTGTATTTGACAAGGTGGCACAttacagacacacacgtacacacacctcctcatggacaaacacacacaatgtttTCTTGTTGTGGATGTACATCTGGGTGATGATGGAGCCTGAAGCTATTATGTCACTTCAGGGAGCTGTCTGTGAACTGATAAGAGACACATTTCCAGACAGTCTTGATGCAGTAGGAGACAGATCAtcatggggaggggagaggaagttgaggggagaggggggtgagCACTGGGGGGATTGTTTCCGTGGTCCTCTTCTGTGGTCCAGCGTGATATGAGCCCAGCGCACTGCATGGCTTCCATCCCTATATGAACCCTCAACGCAGTCAGATAGGAATAAAAAGCCATACAGTGCAGTGGGCACTCTGAGCAGAATATAAACTGCCCATACTCATAACTTACACACAGGCTACAGCTACAcaaacactgtacacacacacagacaggagtgGTGTAGTAACTACACTACTGTAGCAGGTATGGTGCCGCGCTTCACCTAGTGGTAAGGGAAGGTACAGGTGTAGATGAATCCACTTCGGAGCGGGCTGTGAGTTTCCCCCACTCCTTCATTCAACACCTTTTTATATTTTTAAATCAAAAGCCCAAGCATGTATAACCTTTTCCGTTTTCACACCAGGTAAGAGGAAACGGTGTCTTCTCTCACTGCTACCCCGATGCGCAATGCCAGTTCTGTGTCCGTCGCGGTGCGCAAAGAGGCACCTGTTGTCATGTCGTAAGTTGACGCGTTCTCCGAGATGTCTGGCCGTTTGCAGGTGAAAGTAGTAATTGTTTTAACTCTCGTTGTCTATGACTGCCTCTGGTGGCCCCGTTGCCCTCAGCCTCCTTTCTCGAGAGAAAATGCAATGGCATATATTCACCATTGAATCAGATCAAGAATTAAGCTCTCTCAAGGACTATGAAATCAAATAATGCCAAGCATCATCATTATATTTGTCTTTACATAAAACAAGAAACATCGACAGTGGTCCTTGGATCCCAGCCATATGCTTGTTATGAAACAAATgacaaaatatatgttttattctAGATCAACAAAATCACACATCAGTTCACCTTTTATAGATCAACATGTGATTTGTAAACGCTACATAGGCCTAAGTGGTAGGCTAAATAAAAATGGAAAATTCACCCTGAACAAATTAATAATATCCTACCAGTAGAGATTTCCATAACCATAGCGAGCAGTTGAAAGCAGGTGCAATATAACCTAGTAATAAACGGCACAGGCTACCTACCCTAACCTTAATTAAAAAATAAACTCCTTCAGCCTCTGTAATTTTTAGACTGCAGACGAGTTGAGATACGATAGTGAAGGGAATGTTGGTTCACTGAGCTGCATCATCCATCCCATGACGCCGGGGTTCAAGGTCTCGCCTCCTGAAAAGGACAGCTGCTTTCCCGGCTGCCGTCTGCACCTCGAGAACAGCTACTACCCTTGGACTGGTCACCGGTGAACCACGGCAATAGACCGCCGGCTAGAGTGGCATCGGCAGGTGGATAGGCTATCGCATCTTTTTAACCACCAGTTAGAGGACACCACACAGTCTAGCCTGGCCGTTGCGCGACAGCGCAGGAGAAGTTTGAACACATCTGTGCGTATTTCCATTCACTCgctcagacagagagggagtggggaggggaagaACAAAAGCCCCCCAGCGCCGGGGAGCCAATGAGTGGCGAGCACGGGGAATGAAAGGGGACATCATACCTGAGCACGAGACCTCCTCCATTCGAGGGGCTTTGTGCAGCTCTAGAGACGCGTGTTAATAAAGGGTCATAGAAGCTGAATAGGGTATTTTCACTCCCATTCAAATACCGCCAAAAAGCACTTTCATTCTACATATAATAAAGTAGAgtgagacagacggagacagtcAGCTATTGAACGTCAGAGGCTGCAgagcatatgtgtgtgtgagtgtgtgtgtgtgtccatgatgaggtgtgtgtgtatctgtaataccccgtttgtttgtgtgtttggatgtgtggTGGTGCCCTGTTACACTAGCCCTTCCATGAGGACAGACAGGAATTACAAACCAACAAGTCGCCAGCCATTCATTCTGGTTGTCTTAACAACAGAACTGTAGCTCGAGACTGAAGGAGAAAGTGGAAACAAAAGAAACCCAAAATGTCTACAGGGAGAAAAACACTTAGAGGGATGTTGTAGAATTAATTGCCCCCTCCTTTCCTTGAGGCTCCTGCATTCCTATGTCTCCCTGCTCCCCTGTTCCACCAAGCAACACTGCTCCTTGATCTGTgctcaagggggggggggggcttgcttATTCTCCAGAAGCAAGCTGAAGACAGCAGCCAGACACAGGCTTCTTCATGCATTTGCTCACTATGGCCATTTTGGGCAAATGTCAAATGATGTCACTTACTGCCATCATGTTGTGCCTCTGCATAGTTGAGATCTGATATAAGTGCACATCATGGACATACAGATTATGTAAAAATGCATATCTCCTAAATCGATACAGGGGTCTAGGAGACAGGCATTTCATATGCAATGATTGATAAAACAAGACCAACATGGACATTCAGTTCAGTTGGCATTTTAAACAGCCAGCAATTGTTATTCATGGAAGCTGATCAGACTCACTCATATCAAAAGACTGGATTATAATTCTGCCCTCATAGACATGGAATGAGAATCAAAGCCTCTGGTAGGATgaccatctatactgaacaaaaatataaatgcaacatgtgaagtgttggtcccatgtttcaggaactgaaataaaagatcccagacatgttccatacacacaaaagcttatttctctgaaatgttGTACACAaatctgtttccatccctgttagtgagcatttctcctttgccaagataatatatccacctgacaggtgtggcatatcaagaagctcattaaacagcatgatcattacacaggtgcaccttgtactggggacaataaaagaccactctaaaatgtgcattttgatcacaaaacacaatgccacagaagtctcaagttttgagggagcgtgcaattggcatgctgactgcaggaatgtccaccagagctgttgctagataatttaatgttaatatctgtaccataagccgcctccaacatcgttttagaggatttggcagtatgtccaatggcctcacaaccgcagactacatgtaaccacaccatcttccagcttcttcacctacaTGATGATCTGAgaacagccacccggacagctgatgaaactgtggatttgcacaaccgaagaatttctgcaataactgtcagaaaccatctcagggaagctcatctgcatgctcgtcgtcctcaccagggttttgacctgactgcagttccgcGTCATAACCAACTTCAGTGAGCAAATGTTCACCTTTAATAGCCACTGGCATGGAAGTGTGCTCATCAAGGATGAATTCCAGTTTCAACTATACTGGGCAAACGGCAGCGTGTATGGCGTTATGTGGGCGATGAGTTGTGAACagtgtaaattggtatagaatcagcttgattccCTCTTTCGATGATGCTTGGATCTTCTTTTTAGATTTTTTCAGtgatattgttaacaaacatgcccccataatgaaaatgagaattaaaaacaggttcagcccctggttcgtccgtgatcttgcagagttactccatctTAAGAATTACATTTGGCAAAAGGCTCAGCACATGCATGCTCTCAGGCTCTCATTCagacaaatgagaaataagtgcactcaagcAATCTTGacggccaaagttagttactttaaggagcagttctctctctgtgggtctaaccccaagaaatTCTGGATaacagttaaagacctggagaataaaacctcctcctcacagctgcccatgtcccttaaagttgatgatgtggttgttactgacaagaagcacatggctgagccttttaatcaccacttcattaagtcaggattcctatttgactcagccatgcctccttgcccgtccaacatttcctcatctcccacccattctaatgcgactagcccctATGCTGTTCCcttttttcccctgccccactacaaggtttctccctgcaggcggtcactgagtccgaggtgctaaaggagctccttaaacttgacccacaaaaaacatctgggtcagatggtttagaccctttcttctttaaggatCCTGCCCCTATAATTGCCAAGTTTATcgctgacctttttaacctgtctctcctctctggggaggttcccatggCTTAGAAGGCAGCCATggtgcatcctttatttaaagggggagattaagctgatcctaactgttataggcctatttctattttccCCTGTTTATCTAAAATGTTGGAAAAACtcgtcaataatcaactgactggctttcttgaagtctatagtattctctctgtatgcaatctggtttccgctcaggttatggatgtgtcactgcaaccttaaaggtccttaatgatgtcaccattgcccttgattctaagcaatgttgtaatgctatttttattgacttggccaaagcttttgatacggtagaccattccattcttgtgggccggctaaggagtattggtgtctctgaggggtctttggcctggtttgctaactacctctctcaaagagtgcagtgtataaagtcagaacatctgctgtctcagccactgcctgtcaccaagggtctaccccaaggctcgatcctaggccccacgctcttctcaatttacataaacatagctcaggcagtagcaagctctctcatccatttatatgcagatgatacagtcttatgctcagctggcccctccccggattttgtgttaaacg
The DNA window shown above is from Salmo salar chromosome ssa13, Ssal_v3.1, whole genome shotgun sequence and carries:
- the LOC106566788 gene encoding uncharacterized protein isoform X2: MTPESDIIPPFIRTRIYMYTVKPGGKEEEDDEDSVEDEECGRFGEMFMLNPDLPCEERLGPQAVLERRLGSLTAKANQEMTLE
- the LOC106566788 gene encoding DNA repair protein complementing XP-C cells isoform X1 encodes the protein MTPESDIIPPFIRTRIYMYTVKPGGKEEEDDEDSVEDEECGREKRKAEFETYLRHMMNRFNKDVVEDTPKVWGNVHAEPRSSL